From one Rhineura floridana isolate rRhiFlo1 chromosome 4, rRhiFlo1.hap2, whole genome shotgun sequence genomic stretch:
- the FBXO30 gene encoding F-box only protein 30 isoform X1 yields MPPEKKFFGKNGLGTKLCKKQNVDVSVVVHRAELATVEEHQHQHLHCVNCVSRRCMTRPEAGISCDLIGCPLVCGAVFHSCKAAEHRLLCPLERVPCLNSGFGCPFTVARNKNAEHLQICPASVVCCTMEWNRWPVSYTDRKSYENLSKDVDEVEQLDMALALQDQRMLLESLKVASMTSKTADQVSKSREQTSVASAPDAALSNGLMPVDEESYSALYQATLETTKSLATALDILNIATRDIGMLSSKLGISPCETSEDFQTKEQNCSRDLHKVEHGHLDEDNIGAVGGIHLDVLSQNVQLEQNGSSDICYDAMQQYSLNMGLDTSLCNGFHVDNTGTDTLQQSKELGMCNSDHSNVANGVCNASHVEALSSRNPIPVMIQLKDEIPLHSLSNGTVNHVYLPHDCNEELIQKQIEQDRLRNIDVFSLIPHRTYNFLANHFLAATKEDKAVDTSDLEITEDPMGLQGIDLITAALLFCLGDSPGGRGISDSRVIDGDCVDFGTQTFSLPSAILATNTMVGEIASASACDHANPQLLNPSPFQTLGLGLVLECVARYQTKRSLFTFVCGQLFRRNEFSSHFKNVHGDIHAGLNGWMEQRCPLAYYGCTYSQRRFCPSTQGAKIIHDRHLRSFGVQPCISTVLTEPKRCCLGLRSDHLSNLPFEVLQHIAGFLDGFSLCQLSRVSRLMRDICGSLLQARGMVILLWEKRMYPDGSSSWQIKEKVWRFSTAFCTVNEWKFADIVSMADHMKKCSFNAVERREEAVPLPCMCVTQELTKEGRSLRSVLKHVL; encoded by the exons ATGCCCCCAGAAAAAAAATTCTTTGGGAAAAATGGATTGGGAACAAAATTATGCAAGAAGCAAAATGTAGATGTGTCTGTAGTTGTGCATAG aGCTGAACTTGCCACGGTGGaagaacatcaacatcaacatctgcATTGTGTCAACTGTGTTAGTCGGCGTTGTATGACTAGACCAGAGGCTGGCATTTCCTGTGACTTGATTGGTTGCCCTTTGGTTTGTGGAGCAGTATTTCATTCATGCAAAGCTGCAGAGCATCGTCTTTTATGTCCACTTGAAAGAGTGCCTTGTCTCAACAGTGGCTTTGGCTGTCCATTTACTGTAGCCAGAAACAAAAATGCTGAACATCTACAAATTTGCCCTGCAAGTGTGGTATGCTGCACTATGGAATGGAATAGATGGCCTGTCAGTTACACCGACAGAAAATCTTACGAAAATCTTAGTAAAGATGTTGATGAAGTTGAACAGTTAGACATGGCTCTTGCCCTTCAAGATCAGCGAATGCTCCTGGAATCTCTTAAAGTAGCAAGTATGACATCAAAAACAGCTGATCAGGTGTCAAAATCCAGAGAACAGACTTCTGTTGCAAGTGCCCCAGACGCTGCACTTTCAAATGGCTTGATGCCTGTAGATGAAGAGTCATATAGCGCACTTTATCAAGCTACTTTGGAAACAACAAAAAGTTTAGCTACAGCTCTAGATATCCTGAACATTGCTACTAGAGACATAGGTATGTTAAGTTCGAAGCTTGGCATTTCACCATGTGAAACAAGTGAAGATTTTCAGACAAAAGAGCAAAATTGTAGTAGAGACCTGCATAAAGTAGAGCACGGCCATCTAGATGAAGATAACATAGGGGCAGTGGGTGGCATTCACTTGGATGTCTTGAGTCAAAATGTACAGTTAGAACAAAATGGCTCAAGTGACATTTGTTATGATGCCATGCAACAGTACAGTTTGAATATGGGACTTGATACCTCTTTATGCAATGGCTTTCATGTAGATAATACAGGGACAGATACACTGCAACAGAGTAAAGAACTAGGTATGTGTAATTCTGACCATTCCAATGTAGCAAATGGTGTATGTAATGCTTCTCATGTTGAAGCATTGAGTTCTCGCAACCCTATTCCTGTAATGATACAACTTAAGGATGAAATACCTCTGCATAGTTTGTCTAATGGCACTGTTAATCATGTATATCTGCCACATGACTGCAATGAAGAACTGATACAGAAGCAAATAGAACAAGACAGACTTAGAAACATAGATGTTTTTTCTTTAATTCCTCATCGTACCTACAATTTCCTTGCAAATCACTTCTTAGCTGCAACAAAGGAAGACAAAGCAGTAGATACATCAGATTTAGAAATAACAGAAGATCCTATGGGTCTTCAGGGAATAGATTTAATCACAGCAGCATTGCTGTTTTGTCTTGGAGATTCTCCTGGTGGTAGGGGAATATCCGATAGTCGTGTTATTGATGGAGATTGTGTTGATTTTGGGACTCAGACATTTTCTCTTCCTTCTGCAATCCTGGCCACAAATACAATGGTAGGGGAAATTGCTTCAGCCTCTGCCTGCGATCATGCAAATCCACAGCTCTTAAATCCAAGCCCTTTCCAGACTCTTGGCCTAGGCTTGGTACTAGAATGTGTGGCTAGATACCAAACAAAGCGTTCACTGTTTACATTCGTTTGTGGACAATTGTTTAGACGAAATGAATTCTCTTCACATTTTAAGAATGTACATGGTGATATTCATGCTGGCCTAAATGGCTGGATGGAACAGAGATGTCCTCTGGCTTATTATGGATGTACATACTCTCAGCGCAGATTCTGTCCTTCAACACAAGGGGCAAAGATTATTCATGATCGGCATCTTAGGTCGTTTGGAGTTCAGCCTTGTATATCTACTGTGCTGACAGAGCCTAAGAGATGCTGTTTAGGACTTCGTAGTGACCATCTGAGTAATCTTCCTTTTGAAGTTCTACAACATATTGCAGGTTTTCTAGATGGCTTTAGTTTATGTCAGCTTTCACGAGTGTCACGGTTAATGAGGGATATATGTGGAAGCTTACTACAGGCACGTGGAATGGTCATACTGCTGTGGGAAAAGAGGATGTATCCAGATGGAAGTTCTTCATGGCAAATAAAAGAAAAG
- the FBXO30 gene encoding F-box only protein 30 isoform X2, with protein MFTLSAGGGLSAVPALRLPEGKAELATVEEHQHQHLHCVNCVSRRCMTRPEAGISCDLIGCPLVCGAVFHSCKAAEHRLLCPLERVPCLNSGFGCPFTVARNKNAEHLQICPASVVCCTMEWNRWPVSYTDRKSYENLSKDVDEVEQLDMALALQDQRMLLESLKVASMTSKTADQVSKSREQTSVASAPDAALSNGLMPVDEESYSALYQATLETTKSLATALDILNIATRDIGMLSSKLGISPCETSEDFQTKEQNCSRDLHKVEHGHLDEDNIGAVGGIHLDVLSQNVQLEQNGSSDICYDAMQQYSLNMGLDTSLCNGFHVDNTGTDTLQQSKELGMCNSDHSNVANGVCNASHVEALSSRNPIPVMIQLKDEIPLHSLSNGTVNHVYLPHDCNEELIQKQIEQDRLRNIDVFSLIPHRTYNFLANHFLAATKEDKAVDTSDLEITEDPMGLQGIDLITAALLFCLGDSPGGRGISDSRVIDGDCVDFGTQTFSLPSAILATNTMVGEIASASACDHANPQLLNPSPFQTLGLGLVLECVARYQTKRSLFTFVCGQLFRRNEFSSHFKNVHGDIHAGLNGWMEQRCPLAYYGCTYSQRRFCPSTQGAKIIHDRHLRSFGVQPCISTVLTEPKRCCLGLRSDHLSNLPFEVLQHIAGFLDGFSLCQLSRVSRLMRDICGSLLQARGMVILLWEKRMYPDGSSSWQIKEKVWRFSTAFCTVNEWKFADIVSMADHMKKCSFNAVERREEAVPLPCMCVTQELTKEGRSLRSVLKHVL; from the exons ATGTTTACACTATCAGCAGGGGGAGGACTTTCTGCTGTGCCAGCTTTGCGTTTGCCTGAAGGAAA aGCTGAACTTGCCACGGTGGaagaacatcaacatcaacatctgcATTGTGTCAACTGTGTTAGTCGGCGTTGTATGACTAGACCAGAGGCTGGCATTTCCTGTGACTTGATTGGTTGCCCTTTGGTTTGTGGAGCAGTATTTCATTCATGCAAAGCTGCAGAGCATCGTCTTTTATGTCCACTTGAAAGAGTGCCTTGTCTCAACAGTGGCTTTGGCTGTCCATTTACTGTAGCCAGAAACAAAAATGCTGAACATCTACAAATTTGCCCTGCAAGTGTGGTATGCTGCACTATGGAATGGAATAGATGGCCTGTCAGTTACACCGACAGAAAATCTTACGAAAATCTTAGTAAAGATGTTGATGAAGTTGAACAGTTAGACATGGCTCTTGCCCTTCAAGATCAGCGAATGCTCCTGGAATCTCTTAAAGTAGCAAGTATGACATCAAAAACAGCTGATCAGGTGTCAAAATCCAGAGAACAGACTTCTGTTGCAAGTGCCCCAGACGCTGCACTTTCAAATGGCTTGATGCCTGTAGATGAAGAGTCATATAGCGCACTTTATCAAGCTACTTTGGAAACAACAAAAAGTTTAGCTACAGCTCTAGATATCCTGAACATTGCTACTAGAGACATAGGTATGTTAAGTTCGAAGCTTGGCATTTCACCATGTGAAACAAGTGAAGATTTTCAGACAAAAGAGCAAAATTGTAGTAGAGACCTGCATAAAGTAGAGCACGGCCATCTAGATGAAGATAACATAGGGGCAGTGGGTGGCATTCACTTGGATGTCTTGAGTCAAAATGTACAGTTAGAACAAAATGGCTCAAGTGACATTTGTTATGATGCCATGCAACAGTACAGTTTGAATATGGGACTTGATACCTCTTTATGCAATGGCTTTCATGTAGATAATACAGGGACAGATACACTGCAACAGAGTAAAGAACTAGGTATGTGTAATTCTGACCATTCCAATGTAGCAAATGGTGTATGTAATGCTTCTCATGTTGAAGCATTGAGTTCTCGCAACCCTATTCCTGTAATGATACAACTTAAGGATGAAATACCTCTGCATAGTTTGTCTAATGGCACTGTTAATCATGTATATCTGCCACATGACTGCAATGAAGAACTGATACAGAAGCAAATAGAACAAGACAGACTTAGAAACATAGATGTTTTTTCTTTAATTCCTCATCGTACCTACAATTTCCTTGCAAATCACTTCTTAGCTGCAACAAAGGAAGACAAAGCAGTAGATACATCAGATTTAGAAATAACAGAAGATCCTATGGGTCTTCAGGGAATAGATTTAATCACAGCAGCATTGCTGTTTTGTCTTGGAGATTCTCCTGGTGGTAGGGGAATATCCGATAGTCGTGTTATTGATGGAGATTGTGTTGATTTTGGGACTCAGACATTTTCTCTTCCTTCTGCAATCCTGGCCACAAATACAATGGTAGGGGAAATTGCTTCAGCCTCTGCCTGCGATCATGCAAATCCACAGCTCTTAAATCCAAGCCCTTTCCAGACTCTTGGCCTAGGCTTGGTACTAGAATGTGTGGCTAGATACCAAACAAAGCGTTCACTGTTTACATTCGTTTGTGGACAATTGTTTAGACGAAATGAATTCTCTTCACATTTTAAGAATGTACATGGTGATATTCATGCTGGCCTAAATGGCTGGATGGAACAGAGATGTCCTCTGGCTTATTATGGATGTACATACTCTCAGCGCAGATTCTGTCCTTCAACACAAGGGGCAAAGATTATTCATGATCGGCATCTTAGGTCGTTTGGAGTTCAGCCTTGTATATCTACTGTGCTGACAGAGCCTAAGAGATGCTGTTTAGGACTTCGTAGTGACCATCTGAGTAATCTTCCTTTTGAAGTTCTACAACATATTGCAGGTTTTCTAGATGGCTTTAGTTTATGTCAGCTTTCACGAGTGTCACGGTTAATGAGGGATATATGTGGAAGCTTACTACAGGCACGTGGAATGGTCATACTGCTGTGGGAAAAGAGGATGTATCCAGATGGAAGTTCTTCATGGCAAATAAAAGAAAAG